A stretch of DNA from Parabacteroides pacaensis:
TATATGGTTGTCGGCGTATAATATTCTACGGCTTCCTTGGCATTGACATTCCATCCTTGAATAGGCCTGTTCTGTTCTTTTACTGCCGTTTTCCAGCGATGGCTATCCCAATAGTAAGCTCCTTCGCATGCCAGCTCGATCTTCCTTTCGCGTTGGATAATCTCACGCATGCCGTTTTTGGTATGAGGTTTATCCGGCTGGTTGGAATATTTCTGCCAGCTTTCAACCACTCCTTTTAATCCGGCTCTTTCCCGTACCATATCTATGTATTGGTAAACTTCTGCATCCGGTGTTTCTTTCGATTCGTTTAATGCTTCGGAATACATCAAAAGAAGATCGGCAAATCGCATGTCCGGGAAAGGATAGTTTTCATAACTGATACTATTCGGATCACGGAAAGTGGAATTAATACAAACCAGCTTTTTAGGCCAATAGCCGGTTGCATTATAATCACCGGGGTTAAACACAGAAGAATATTCACCGAACCGGTTTTTAGGATACAGGCATTCCGAATCGTCATCGGGAGAGTTCTTATAGGAATTGCCATACCATTTTCCCCGGTCGAAACCTAAAGTAGAATAAAAGCGAGGTTCCCGGTCGAAATTCATGGCCGCCGTTTGTTCGCCCTTTTGGATATAGTACTTATGTTCTTCATCGCCTGTTCGGATATCGAAGCGGTGGGCATAGTCATACTCTTTATCTTCCTCGATGGGCACCCCATTATCCGAATAAAAGAGTTCTACTGTTGAAAACGGCAAGCTCATCTTACCTGTGGCAGAGGAAGAAGTAGCCTGCTCTAACCGCGGGAAGCAGGGAGATTGCAACCCGCTATTTACCGGATAGGAAGAGTTTCCCCAGACAAGCTCACAGTTCCATCGCTCACTTACGGCACTTCTTAACGTATTTACAAGCATGGTAGTATCTGATAAGGCTTTAGGAGCTACATAATCCGTTTTTTGGTATAAACGAATACCTGCGGCATTGCAAGCGTCGATTGCTTCTTTACAAGCTTCTGCGGCAG
This window harbors:
- a CDS encoding RagB/SusD family nutrient uptake outer membrane protein; the encoded protein is MKSVYKYMLGVCVAFSINSCNYLDVVPDNVATLDNAFSDRYTTEQYLATCYWGMPKSAGWNENPGIFGAMEMVFNKESRTDGGMKFGLGQDSPTSALINYWGGTGTMIRSLYAGIRECNTFMKGVVGVQDLNKYEKNRMIAEVKLIKAYMHFYLLSYYGPICPLRESPEVNESTQGVRVYREKVDDCFAYIIELLDEVIDSGALPSVIENRTTELGRFTKPAAYMLKAKVLLYWASPLFNGNTDYNSFLDHNGEPFFNQTYDPTRWTAAAEACKEAIDACNAAGIRLYQKTDYVAPKALSDTTMLVNTLRSAVSERWNCELVWGNSSYPVNSGLQSPCFPRLEQATSSSATGKMSLPFSTVELFYSDNGVPIEEDKEYDYAHRFDIRTGDEEHKYYIQKGEQTAAMNFDREPRFYSTLGFDRGKWYGNSYKNSPDDDSECLYPKNRFGEYSSVFNPGDYNATGYWPKKLVCINSTFRDPNSISYENYPFPDMRFADLLLMYSEALNESKETPDAEVYQYIDMVRERAGLKGVVESWQKYSNQPDKPHTKNGMREIIQRERKIELACEGAYYWDSHRWKTAVKEQNRPIQGWNVNAKEAVEYYTPTTIYTQTFTYKNYFAPIPESDMTNNPQLVQNPGW